GCGCCTCGCGCTGCTTGGATTCCACGGCGCGCTTTAAACCGGTCGGCGCTCTAGGCCAGGATCAGGCTCGCGTCGCCGAACTCGTGGGTTCGGTAGCCGGCGGCAACGGCATGGCCAAGCGCGTCGTCGAGAACGTCGAACTGCGCGTCGATGATCAAGGCGTTGCGAGATGCTCGAGATTCGCACGACCGTGGCGCGAAAGCCCTCGAAGCAAAGGCGGGCTCCCACGGCCAAACGTGGCGGTG
This genomic stretch from Pseudomonadota bacterium harbors:
- a CDS encoding S-adenosylmethionine:tRNA ribosyltransferase-isomerase — encoded protein: MIIDAQFDVLDDALGHAVAAGYRTHEFGDASLILA